GGATAGATTGGATTATTTGCGTAGAGATAGTTTCTACACCGGAGTACAAGAAGGGACCGTAAATTCACAACGTCTCATCACGATGCTCAATGTGCATAACGATACATTGGTTGTTGAGGAAAAAGGCATATACTCGGTCGAAAAGTTTATAATTGCCCGCCGATTTATGTACTGGCAGGTCTATTTACATAAAACAGGAATCGTTGCCGAGCAACTTTTAATGAACCTTTTAAAAAGAGCAAAGGAACTCACTCAAAGTGGCCAAACTTTACCGGCAAGTAAAGCGCTTTCTTTTTTTTTAAATAACTCTATAGACAAAGGAAATTTTGAAAAGGAAACTTTGATGGTCTTTTCACAATTAGACGACTACGATATTGTTTCGGCTATGAAGTCCTGGTCCGAATTGGATGATTTTGTGCTTAGCAATCTCTCAGAAATGTTGTTAAACAGAAATTTACTGAAAATTAAAATGAAGGAGGAACCATTTTCTAAAGATCAGATTGCGGAAAGACGCGAATCGTTTCGCGAAAAATATCAACTTACTGTAGAGGAGGCTAACTACTTTGTTTTTGATGGTAAAATTGAAAATTTAGCGTACCGGATGGATAAAGACGCAATTTACCTACTTAAGAAAAATGGAAAATTAGTTGATGTAGCCTCGGCCAGTGACCAATTAAACTTAAAAGCTCTCTCCAAAACTGTGGTGAAATATTATCTGTGTTACCCCAAGCCAAATTACTAAGCCTTTTTTTTCTATTTTTGCATGAATGTAAACGAAACACGAAACGCATTACGCCTTTGTAATTTTAGATGCACAAACTGAACTCGATTGCATTTTGTAAAAGTAATAACTCTTTTTGAATGAAGTTTACAGCGACCCAGATAGCAGGAATCTTACAAGGTGAAGTTGAAGGAAATGGAGATGTTGAAGTATCGAAACTTGCAAAAATTGAAGAAGGTAT
This genomic stretch from Ulvibacter sp. MAR_2010_11 harbors:
- a CDS encoding HD domain-containing protein; amino-acid sequence: MNSKNKLKIINDPIYGFITIPNPLLFRLIEHPYFQRLRRISQMGMSYLVYPGAHHTRFHHALGAMFLMQRAVQVLRLKGVVISDAEEEALCIAILLHDIGHGPFSHAMEHSIVEKVSHEHISLLFMEELNREFNNRLTLAITLFKDEYPRKFFHQLISGQLDMDRLDYLRRDSFYTGVQEGTVNSQRLITMLNVHNDTLVVEEKGIYSVEKFIIARRFMYWQVYLHKTGIVAEQLLMNLLKRAKELTQSGQTLPASKALSFFLNNSIDKGNFEKETLMVFSQLDDYDIVSAMKSWSELDDFVLSNLSEMLLNRNLLKIKMKEEPFSKDQIAERRESFREKYQLTVEEANYFVFDGKIENLAYRMDKDAIYLLKKNGKLVDVASASDQLNLKALSKTVVKYYLCYPKPNY